In a genomic window of Bacteroidota bacterium:
- a CDS encoding quinone-dependent dihydroorotate dehydrogenase has translation MYKYLIRPILFSISPERVHHLVFKFLKLSFKIPFVSKFVSSYFCTLDSRLQRTVFGIRFPNPVGLAAGFDKDAKLVNELSCLGFGFIEIGTVTPLPQPGNPLPRMFRLPEDSALINRMGFNNEGVIEAAKRLKKRNKHILIGGNIGKNKTTPNDAAADDYVKCFDALYEVVDYFVVNVSSPNTPDLRALQDKEPLTALLTRLKKLASTKPFNKPILLKIAPDLSTHQLDEIIEIVMQLKIDGIIATNTTIERTHLLSDKTLINAIGSGGLSGKPLKQRSTEVVKYISTKSNGKVPIIAVGGIHSAEDALEKLNAGATLVQLYTGFIYEGPSLIKEINLRILSAEAHKH, from the coding sequence ATGTACAAGTATTTAATTCGACCAATCCTTTTTTCTATTTCACCAGAACGAGTGCATCATCTGGTTTTTAAATTTTTAAAGTTAAGTTTTAAAATTCCATTTGTATCTAAATTTGTTTCCAGTTATTTCTGTACGCTCGATTCACGCTTACAACGCACTGTATTTGGAATACGATTTCCGAATCCAGTTGGTTTAGCTGCAGGTTTTGATAAAGATGCAAAACTGGTGAATGAATTAAGTTGTTTGGGTTTCGGTTTTATTGAAATTGGTACTGTTACTCCATTACCACAACCGGGAAATCCATTACCTCGAATGTTTCGATTACCCGAAGATAGTGCATTGATTAACCGCATGGGGTTTAATAATGAAGGTGTAATTGAAGCAGCAAAAAGATTAAAAAAACGAAACAAACATATTTTGATTGGTGGGAATATTGGTAAAAACAAAACTACTCCAAACGATGCAGCAGCAGACGATTATGTAAAATGTTTTGATGCATTGTACGAAGTTGTCGACTATTTTGTGGTTAATGTTAGCTCGCCTAATACACCTGATTTACGCGCATTACAAGACAAGGAGCCGCTTACTGCTTTACTTACCCGTTTAAAAAAACTTGCATCCACAAAACCTTTCAATAAGCCCATTTTGCTGAAAATTGCGCCAGATTTAAGTACGCATCAATTGGATGAGATAATTGAAATTGTAATGCAGTTGAAAATAGATGGAATAATCGCAACTAATACAACAATTGAGCGAACTCATTTGTTAAGTGATAAAACATTAATTAATGCAATAGGCTCAGGAGGTCTTAGTGGTAAGCCTCTAAAGCAGCGCTCAACTGAGGTGGTGAAATATATTTCAACTAAAAGTAATGGGAAAGTTCCAATAATAGCGGTAGGTGGCATACATTCGGCTGAAGATGCACTAGAAAAATTAAATGCAGGTGCAACTTTAGTACAATTGTATACCGGATTTATTTATGAAGGTCCTTCACTTATTAAGGAAATTAATCTAAGAATATTGAGTGCAGAGGCGCATAAGCATTAG